From a region of the Fuerstiella sp. genome:
- the atpD gene encoding F0F1 ATP synthase subunit beta has protein sequence MSDANTGAVSQIIGSTFDAEFPEDKLPEIYNALKIDETVKGIEINVTGEVQQHLGGGKVRCVALGSTDGMVRGMTVTDTGAPLSVPVGKGTLGRVFNVTGDAIDGRGEVEHDDRWAIHRHPPKLEDLSAKTELFETGIKVVDLLTPFVRGGKAGLFGGAGLGKTVILTELIARIASAHGGYSVFAGVGERTREGNDLWLEMQETKIGDTGRSVIEQTCMVFGQMNEPPGARLRVALSALTMAEWFRDATGSDTLLFVDNIFRFSQAGSEVSALLGRMPSAVGYQPTLGTELGELQERITSTNNGAITSVQAVYVPADDPTDPAPATAFSHLDAFIYLERKISEKGIYPAIDPLASSSRILDPQYVGERHYNIARRVQQTLQRYRELQDIIAILGVDELSEDDKMIVHRARRIERFLSQPFLVAEVFTGKAGKITPMEETIRSFEEICDGKWDHLSEAAFMYVGAIEEAEEQHKKMQAESGS, from the coding sequence ATGAGCGATGCAAATACAGGTGCGGTGAGTCAGATCATCGGTTCAACGTTTGATGCCGAATTCCCGGAAGACAAACTTCCGGAAATCTACAATGCGTTAAAGATCGATGAGACCGTCAAGGGTATCGAGATCAACGTCACGGGTGAGGTGCAACAGCATCTTGGAGGCGGCAAAGTTCGCTGTGTGGCTCTGGGCAGCACGGATGGCATGGTCCGCGGAATGACGGTGACCGACACTGGTGCTCCGTTGTCTGTCCCAGTTGGTAAAGGAACGCTGGGACGGGTATTCAATGTCACGGGAGATGCGATCGATGGTCGCGGCGAGGTCGAGCACGACGATCGCTGGGCGATTCACCGGCATCCCCCCAAACTCGAGGACCTTTCGGCCAAAACCGAATTGTTCGAAACCGGAATCAAGGTCGTCGATCTGCTGACCCCGTTCGTTCGTGGGGGCAAAGCGGGCCTGTTCGGTGGTGCAGGTCTCGGCAAGACCGTAATTCTGACGGAACTGATTGCCCGGATAGCAAGTGCTCACGGTGGTTACTCAGTCTTTGCCGGAGTTGGCGAACGTACCCGTGAAGGGAATGACCTTTGGCTGGAAATGCAGGAAACCAAAATCGGCGATACGGGACGGTCGGTCATCGAACAAACCTGCATGGTATTCGGCCAGATGAACGAACCGCCTGGTGCCCGTCTGCGAGTCGCTCTGTCTGCTCTGACAATGGCCGAGTGGTTCCGTGATGCAACGGGATCGGACACACTGCTCTTCGTTGACAATATCTTTCGCTTCTCTCAGGCCGGTTCCGAAGTGTCTGCACTTCTTGGTCGCATGCCCTCCGCAGTCGGTTATCAGCCAACGCTCGGCACCGAACTTGGCGAACTGCAGGAGCGTATTACTTCAACCAACAATGGGGCGATCACATCTGTACAGGCCGTCTACGTTCCTGCGGACGACCCCACAGACCCGGCTCCGGCGACTGCGTTTTCTCACCTGGACGCGTTCATCTACCTGGAACGAAAGATCTCAGAGAAAGGGATCTATCCGGCGATTGACCCACTGGCATCTTCCAGTCGGATTCTGGACCCACAATATGTTGGTGAACGGCACTACAATATTGCTCGTCGTGTTCAGCAGACACTGCAACGCTATCGCGAACTTCAGGATATCATCGCCATTCTGGGTGTCGATGAACTCAGTGAAGACGACAAGATGATCGTCCATCGTGCTCGCCGAATCGAACGCTTTCTCTCACAGCCGTTTCTTGTGGCAGAAGTGTTCACGGGAAAAGCTGGAAAAATTACTCCGATGGAAGAAACGATTCGCAGCTTCGAAGAAATCTGCGACGGTAAGTGGGATCACCTGTCGGAAGCGGCCTTCATGTATGTTGGAGCCATCGAGGAAGCAGAAGAACAGCACAAGAAAATGCAGGCGGAATCCGGCTCCTAG
- the atpG gene encoding ATP synthase F1 subunit gamma, whose translation MANARSLVKRLKSVRNIRKITRTMELIATGRFKKAMDRATEAAAYTKKISEIVGDLGQADLKFSHPLLEQRPETKRSVLLVLTSNRGLCGGYNGSVLRNTLRHFQELKETGVEYTLEVSGKRGIKFLNFQQIAIDRTYTHFEDKPTFTEVDELGKRFVEDFVAGRIDRLDVSYTAFESISRQNAVVETILPLAGLGSETDSKDKSSSAAVDYEFQPSPQEILEELVPAAFRARLFKCFLDAAVSEQIARMVAMKGATENADEMAGTLKQQYNRARQAAITSELAEIIGGAAALE comes from the coding sequence ATGGCTAACGCACGGTCACTTGTAAAACGACTGAAGTCAGTCCGCAACATTCGTAAGATCACCCGCACGATGGAGCTGATCGCGACGGGTCGTTTTAAGAAGGCGATGGATCGTGCGACCGAAGCTGCTGCCTATACGAAAAAGATATCAGAAATCGTCGGCGACCTGGGGCAGGCTGATCTGAAGTTTTCACATCCATTGCTGGAGCAACGACCTGAAACAAAGCGATCGGTACTCCTCGTATTGACCTCCAATCGCGGACTCTGTGGCGGCTATAACGGATCCGTGCTCCGCAACACTCTTCGTCATTTTCAGGAACTCAAAGAAACCGGCGTTGAATACACACTGGAAGTGTCAGGAAAACGTGGCATCAAGTTTCTGAATTTTCAGCAGATCGCAATCGACCGCACCTATACACACTTCGAAGACAAACCAACCTTTACAGAAGTCGATGAACTGGGAAAACGGTTCGTCGAAGATTTTGTCGCCGGGCGAATCGACCGACTCGACGTGTCCTACACCGCGTTCGAATCAATTTCACGTCAAAATGCAGTTGTCGAAACAATTCTGCCTCTCGCGGGCCTCGGCAGCGAGACCGATTCCAAAGATAAATCAAGCAGTGCCGCCGTTGATTACGAATTCCAGCCGTCTCCCCAGGAAATTCTGGAAGAACTCGTTCCTGCTGCGTTCCGCGCACGACTGTTCAAGTGTTTCCTCGATGCTGCCGTCAGTGAGCAAATTGCCCGGATGGTTGCCATGAAGGGAGCAACTGAAAATGCGGACGAAATGGCGGGTACACTGAAACAACAGTACAACCGGGCGCGTCAGGCGGCAATTACCTCCGAACTGGCCGAAATCATTGGTGGTGCAGCAGCACTGGAGTAA
- the atpA gene encoding F0F1 ATP synthase subunit alpha — protein MKFKADEIASVIQKEIEDFRGQIQTAEVGRVIEVGDGIARCTGLSTAMAGEMLEFPGGIRGLTFNLEENSVGVVILGDYLQITEGDEVKSTGALLSVPVGDAMLGRVVDPLGNPMDGKGPIMTTETRPVEHEAVGVAGRQPVKVPLQTGIKAVDSMTPIGRGQRELIIGDRKTGKTAVAIDTILNQKGTGVKCVYVACGQRAASIAGVVEVLREHGALDYTIVVASSSADPAPMQYIAPYSGAAMAEHFMYNGEDTLVVYDDLSKQAIAYRQLSLLMKRPPGREAFPGDVFYCHSRLLERAVKLSDELGGGSMTALPIIETLEGEVSAYIPTNVISITDGQIYLEPDLFWKGIRPAINVGISVSRVGGNAQTKSMKKIAGSLRLDLAAFRELEAFAQLGTELDAATQQQLDRGYCMVELLKQAQYEPLHVADQVIVIYAGAKGYFDNVSVADVQATEKNLLSFIQTEHADMRDKLVEAAELTPEVEEALKSALEAFNARQASA, from the coding sequence ATGAAATTCAAAGCGGACGAGATCGCTTCAGTCATCCAGAAGGAGATTGAAGACTTTCGTGGTCAGATTCAGACTGCGGAGGTAGGTCGGGTAATTGAAGTTGGGGACGGCATCGCTCGGTGTACGGGCCTGTCTACCGCAATGGCCGGTGAAATGCTCGAATTTCCCGGCGGAATTCGTGGCCTGACCTTCAATCTGGAAGAGAACAGCGTTGGCGTGGTGATTCTGGGGGACTACCTCCAAATCACCGAAGGCGACGAAGTGAAGTCCACCGGTGCGCTGTTGTCAGTGCCCGTCGGTGACGCCATGCTTGGCCGGGTTGTTGATCCACTGGGGAATCCCATGGACGGCAAGGGCCCGATTATGACCACGGAGACTCGACCCGTGGAACACGAGGCCGTTGGTGTCGCAGGAAGACAGCCTGTGAAGGTCCCGCTGCAAACCGGGATCAAAGCCGTCGATTCTATGACGCCAATTGGACGGGGACAGCGCGAACTGATCATCGGGGACCGCAAAACCGGCAAGACGGCTGTTGCTATCGATACCATTCTGAACCAAAAGGGTACCGGGGTTAAATGCGTCTATGTGGCGTGCGGTCAGCGTGCGGCATCGATCGCCGGAGTTGTCGAAGTTCTTCGTGAACACGGAGCTCTGGACTACACGATTGTGGTTGCGTCCAGTTCTGCCGATCCGGCCCCAATGCAGTACATCGCTCCGTACTCCGGGGCCGCAATGGCTGAGCACTTCATGTACAACGGCGAAGACACACTGGTGGTCTATGACGACCTTTCAAAACAGGCGATCGCCTATCGTCAACTTTCGCTGTTGATGAAACGTCCTCCGGGTCGCGAAGCATTCCCCGGAGATGTCTTCTACTGCCACAGCCGACTGCTGGAACGAGCCGTCAAGCTCAGTGATGAACTGGGTGGAGGTTCGATGACTGCGTTACCGATCATTGAGACACTCGAAGGTGAAGTTTCGGCCTACATTCCAACCAACGTCATCTCAATCACGGACGGTCAGATTTATCTGGAACCGGACCTGTTCTGGAAGGGGATTCGCCCGGCGATCAATGTTGGTATCAGTGTGTCCCGCGTAGGCGGAAATGCTCAGACGAAAAGCATGAAAAAGATTGCCGGGTCGCTGCGTCTTGATCTCGCCGCATTTCGGGAACTGGAAGCGTTCGCTCAGTTGGGAACGGAACTTGACGCTGCAACTCAGCAGCAGCTTGACCGCGGTTATTGCATGGTCGAACTGTTGAAACAGGCACAATATGAACCATTGCACGTGGCCGATCAGGTGATCGTCATTTACGCAGGAGCGAAGGGATATTTCGACAACGTCTCTGTCGCCGATGTGCAGGCAACGGAAAAGAACCTGCTCAGCTTCATCCAGACGGAACATGCGGACATGCGTGACAAGCTGGTGGAAGCGGCAGAATTGACCCCGGAAGTTGAAGAGGCACTCAAGAGTGCGTTGGAGGCATTCAATGCACGCCAGGCGAGTGCGTGA
- the atpH gene encoding ATP synthase F1 subunit delta, producing MSEQLKTRPDHVLEDPGAQAVASLYARSFLNAATENGVTDAAEELNSFVDEVLSQNAEFRQILVSDQISRDEKFGLIERVLTPRSTEFFANFLKVLLRHGRVGLIEQIREAVAEIQEEQAGQQRVNIRSAKPLSEASRRQITEQLKNKLGFDPILTESVEETLIGGLIIQVGDTVYDSSLRTRIKTLSGRLTERTLNEIQSGRDRFSHPEGD from the coding sequence ATGTCCGAGCAGCTGAAAACTCGACCCGACCACGTACTGGAAGATCCCGGTGCGCAGGCCGTTGCGAGTCTTTATGCCCGGTCCTTTCTGAACGCAGCAACTGAGAACGGCGTCACCGACGCTGCTGAAGAATTAAACTCGTTTGTAGACGAGGTGCTGTCTCAGAATGCAGAGTTCCGGCAGATCTTGGTTTCAGACCAGATCAGTCGCGACGAAAAATTTGGTCTGATTGAGCGCGTACTGACACCAAGGAGTACCGAATTCTTTGCGAATTTCCTGAAGGTCCTTCTCCGACACGGTCGGGTTGGTCTGATTGAACAAATTCGCGAAGCGGTTGCTGAGATTCAGGAGGAACAGGCGGGGCAGCAGCGAGTGAATATTCGCAGCGCAAAACCGCTGTCAGAGGCTTCACGCCGTCAGATAACCGAACAACTGAAAAACAAACTTGGATTCGATCCGATTCTCACTGAGTCGGTCGAAGAAACTCTGATCGGCGGTCTGATTATTCAGGTCGGCGACACTGTTTACGATTCATCTCTGCGAACCCGCATCAAGACACTGTCGGGTCGTTTGACGGAGAGAACACTCAATGAAATTCAAAGCGGACGAGATCGCTTCAGTCATCCAGAAGGAGATTGA
- the atpF gene encoding F0F1 ATP synthase subunit B: protein MMLQQFGFGAFRAIVLASMVACLQANCSQLSAADTVAAEKHDEGHGDAEHAETGVPIGFKADLALWSLIVFLIFLFVLKKTAWAPMIQGLDKRESGIRAAIAEAEEGRRKSQVALADYEEKLRGAEQTVAEMVAEAKRDAERTSQDIVAKAQADVESMRERAKEDISRAKDAALAEVFGTVNSQVALATEHVLGRALNDDDQERLVQEALSGISG, encoded by the coding sequence ATGATGTTGCAACAGTTTGGTTTTGGGGCGTTCCGGGCAATCGTTCTGGCAAGCATGGTTGCCTGCTTACAGGCAAATTGCTCTCAGCTTTCCGCCGCCGACACTGTTGCCGCAGAAAAACATGATGAGGGTCACGGCGACGCCGAGCATGCGGAAACCGGTGTTCCCATCGGTTTTAAAGCGGATCTCGCGCTTTGGTCACTGATTGTATTCCTGATCTTCCTGTTTGTTTTAAAGAAAACAGCATGGGCTCCAATGATTCAGGGACTGGACAAACGCGAGTCCGGAATCAGAGCCGCCATCGCAGAAGCAGAGGAAGGCCGGCGTAAGTCCCAGGTGGCACTCGCTGATTACGAGGAAAAGCTTCGTGGAGCAGAGCAAACGGTGGCAGAAATGGTTGCTGAAGCCAAACGCGATGCGGAACGTACCAGTCAGGATATTGTCGCCAAAGCTCAGGCTGACGTGGAATCTATGCGGGAACGAGCAAAAGAAGACATCAGTCGTGCCAAAGATGCAGCGCTGGCAGAAGTCTTTGGCACGGTCAACAGTCAGGTCGCTCTGGCCACTGAACATGTTCTGGGTCGAGCACTCAACGACGATGATCAGGAACGACTGGTTCAGGAAGCATTATCGGGAATCTCCGGTTGA
- a CDS encoding ATP synthase F0 subunit C, translating into MSQFVKYLCVGIAAFMALSVSAMAQEGAGGTEIPAAIGAGIVLLGAGLGIGKIGAAAVESMARQPEAIGDIRGAMIVAAALIEGATFFALIVCML; encoded by the coding sequence GTGAGTCAATTTGTGAAATACCTATGTGTGGGGATCGCCGCGTTCATGGCACTAAGCGTGTCGGCCATGGCTCAGGAGGGAGCTGGTGGCACGGAAATCCCTGCGGCTATTGGCGCCGGTATCGTGTTGCTTGGTGCAGGACTGGGTATTGGAAAAATCGGAGCCGCAGCTGTTGAAAGTATGGCTCGTCAGCCGGAAGCAATCGGCGACATTCGAGGGGCGATGATCGTTGCTGCTGCTTTGATTGAAGGTGCGACATTCTTCGCACTGATCGTCTGCATGCTCTGA
- the atpB gene encoding F0F1 ATP synthase subunit A, which yields MSAEQHEVDNFHHVRDAAGFDFPGGMADAHGHGTLDFLLPEIFGWQLTKFMLLQVVAAVMVFFVFRGLARRIKNGEPARGRFWNFWEAIALYLRDEVVRPTIGDHGHDHGDEYDFHSADSHGHGVSSQDSHAADRYLPFIWSCFFYILFCNLLGAVPWMGSATGNINVTGALAVCAFVATVMYGFKAMGPGGFILNMKPDTGISGPVGVSLSYFILAIEVFGFFVKHAVLAVRLFANIMGGHTVVAVILGFIAAVATSNGLLWGAVTLGSVFGQVLIGLLELFVAFLQAYVFVFLATIFIAGAVHEH from the coding sequence ATGAGCGCCGAACAACACGAAGTCGACAATTTTCACCACGTTCGTGACGCGGCAGGTTTCGACTTTCCCGGCGGCATGGCAGATGCCCACGGGCACGGAACCCTGGACTTTCTGCTTCCTGAAATTTTTGGCTGGCAGTTGACCAAGTTCATGTTGCTGCAGGTCGTTGCGGCAGTCATGGTGTTTTTTGTGTTTCGTGGCTTGGCGCGGCGGATCAAAAACGGCGAGCCGGCCAGGGGGCGTTTTTGGAATTTCTGGGAAGCAATCGCTCTTTATCTTCGTGACGAAGTGGTCCGTCCTACCATTGGTGACCATGGTCATGATCATGGAGATGAATACGATTTCCATAGTGCAGACAGTCACGGACATGGCGTTTCCTCGCAGGATAGTCATGCGGCTGATCGATACCTGCCATTCATTTGGAGTTGTTTTTTCTACATATTGTTCTGCAATCTGCTGGGTGCTGTCCCGTGGATGGGTTCCGCAACCGGGAATATCAACGTCACCGGAGCCTTGGCAGTTTGTGCTTTTGTTGCCACGGTGATGTATGGGTTCAAGGCCATGGGCCCTGGTGGTTTCATTCTTAACATGAAGCCTGATACCGGGATTTCCGGACCGGTTGGAGTGTCTCTTTCATACTTTATCCTGGCTATTGAAGTCTTCGGTTTTTTCGTCAAGCACGCCGTGTTGGCTGTTCGTCTGTTTGCAAACATTATGGGTGGCCACACCGTGGTCGCAGTGATACTTGGGTTCATTGCAGCGGTAGCCACCAGTAACGGTTTGCTGTGGGGAGCTGTCACTCTGGGCAGCGTGTTTGGTCAGGTGTTGATTGGTCTGCTGGAACTGTTTGTCGCTTTCCTGCAGGCATATGTGTTTGTGTTTCTGGCAACAATCTTTATTGCTGGTGCCGTGCACGAGCATTAG
- a CDS encoding AtpZ/AtpI family protein, whose translation MDDNSTTRRRRRIAGIAQAYRDSHEVMSAAIGIAVFAGVGYWLDLKLGWKPLLTVCGAILGTISGVFSLRRLLARLDRESRRDSTGMKARDE comes from the coding sequence ATGGATGACAATTCGACGACTCGTCGACGCAGGCGAATTGCCGGAATTGCTCAGGCCTATCGCGACTCTCATGAAGTCATGTCGGCGGCCATTGGGATCGCTGTCTTTGCGGGAGTGGGGTACTGGTTGGATTTGAAACTGGGCTGGAAACCTTTGCTAACGGTCTGTGGAGCGATCCTCGGAACTATATCAGGCGTGTTTTCTTTGCGCAGATTACTGGCTCGGCTCGATCGTGAGTCGCGTCGAGATTCAACCGGCATGAAAGCTCGGGACGAGTGA